DNA from Archaeoglobus veneficus SNP6:
GGCTGCCGGCTCATCTTTCCCTCTTACTTCCGCAACCTTCTCAGCCACGTACCTTATCTTATCAACGCCGAGCAGAATTACGATGGTGCAGGGAAGTGGGGCTACGACGTCGAGATAATCCTCATCGAGAGTCCTGCCTTTTGGTCTGCCAACAAACACGAATTCTGCTACTCCCGGCATGGTTAGCTCAGCTTTGAGAGATGCTGCGGATGCGAAAATACTGCTGACTCCCGGGATTATTTCGTACTCAATGCCCCTCTTTTCAAGCTCCCTCGTCTGTTCAGCTATCGCCCCGTATATGCTCGGGTCTCCACTCTGCAGCCTCACGACCTTTTTACCGCTCTTTACCGCGTTCTCTATCAGGTCGATGATCTCTTCGAGCTTCATGCCGTGGCTGTTTACCTTCTCAGCTTCGAACTCAGAAAGCGCATCCTCGCTGATGAGGGAGCCGGGATAGATTATGAGGTCTGCTTCTTTGAGCAGCCCGTAGGCCTTGAGAGTGAGCAACTCAGGATCTCCGGGACCAAAACCTGCAAAGTACACCTTCATTCTTTACTCCCCACAATCAGCGTGAAGTAGTCGGATTTTTCCGGGATTGCATCATCGAGCTCCTCTATCTTCTCACCTTCCATGAAAATCCTCGTGGCAAGCAGGATTTTACTGAAACCCTGCTGACTTAGCTTTTTGTGTATATCTGCCGGCTTGGAAGCTTTCAGAACAACGACATGTTTTACTTCAGGCATCTTCGCCGTCGTGACAATCAGCGGAGCATCAACAAACTTCTTCATCTTTGCAAAGACGGCCGTGAAGCTTGCTATTCCGGGAATTATCTCCACTTCGATGGATGGATTGATTCTGACAACTTCTTCGGCAACGTGCTGGAACGTGGAATAGAATGCAGGATCGCCGAGGGATGCAAAGGCGATGTTTTCATCGACACATCTCTCTGCAAGTTCTGCAGCGAGTTTCTTCGTTACCTCTTCACTTTTCCCCATGGGGAATTCAACGAGCCTCGGCTCTCTAAACTCAGAAACTATCGAATAAGCCAGCTTTCCCGGGACTATCACTTCGTCTGCTTCCTTTATTACTCTAACAGCTTTGAGTGTTAGCAGTTCCCTGTCTCCTGGCCCCAAGCCAACGCCATACAGCATTTTAATCCTCCTTGCCGCCAACAATCATGAAAACTGGATTTAGCCCCCTGAACGCAGTTTTGCCTGCAAGTTCGTAGCTTTTTGAAATGTTTACTATGAGGGCCTCTCTGAACACCCCGAGTTCTTTCATCTTTTCTATAACCATGCTTGCAACTTCTATGCGGGCAGCGTTTACGACAATCCTTTTCGCCTTTCTGCATGCTATTTCCAGCATTTCATCTATTTCTTTTGTACCGCCAAAGAAAACTATATCGTAATCATAATTTCTGAGGAACTCTTTTCCATCCATGTTGAGCACTTCAACGTTTTCAAAGCCCGCAAGATTTTTCTTTGATTCTTCAAAAGCTTCTGGATCGCTTTCTACAGCAAAAACCTTTCTGACGTAGGGGGAAAAGATAATAGAGATTTTTCCACTCCCGCTTCCGATGTCTGCAAAAACGTGGTGATTTTCTGGCTTAATCTTCATGAAGAGGATACCTGCAACTTCATCCTTCGTTTGCTTGTGCATGCTGTCTTTATTTCTCGATGGATTATAAGATGTTGCGTTGTACACTCTCAGCCCGTACAATTCCGCAATTTCCGGCTCGAGACAGTCACCTTCGAATACTATTTTGCCCTGATCCATGACCACAAAATGATCACCCACCTGCATCGCAAAATCAGCATCGTGGGTGGATATTACAAGGGTTTTACCTTCATCTCTCAATCTGAGTACTGTCTTGACGACATCCCTGACACCTATCCCGTCAAGGCCGGCAGTGGGCTCGTCCATGATTATGCAATCGGGATTCATGGCTACAACGCCTGCTATCGCCACTTTCCTCTTTTCTCCACCGCTAAGCGTGTTGCAAAGTCTGTTTTCAAACCCCTCAAGGCTGACCCATTTCAGAGCCATTGAAACTCTCTCTGCCACATCTTCTTTGCTTAAACCGAGATTTTCACAGCCAAAGGCAACATCCTGCCACACTGTCGGAGCCACGATCTGATCATCGGGATTCTGAAAGACGAAGCCCACCTTCTTTCTAACTTCCATCAACCCTTTTCTGTCGTATTTTATGGGCTTTCCATCTACTCTCACTTCTCCTTTTCTGGGTCTGAGCAGACCGTTGAAATGCATGAGTAATGTGGTCTTTCCGGCTCCGTTTCTTCCCATCAGGACTGTTATTCTGCCCTTTTCTGCCCTGAAGTTTACACCCCTCAAAGCCTGTATGCTACCGTATTCGTACCACAGGTCGATGGTTTCTATCATTGACTTGGCCTCTGTCATAAAAACCACCACGCAATGGCCAGGATAGATAAACAGGCGATGGCTATGATCCATCCACGTGATTTCTGGCAGTGAACAGGCATTTTTCCTGAATAACACCTCGATTCCATGGCAAACTCCACTATCTCGGCTCTTTTCATTGCCCTTATGAAGAGAGAATACGAAAGCAGCGAGACTGTTCTCAGAAAAGCCTTCCTGCTTGCAAACCCGTGCTTTGATGA
Protein-coding regions in this window:
- a CDS encoding cobalt-precorrin-4/precorrin-4 C(11)-methyltransferase: MKVYFAGFGPGDPELLTLKAYGLLKEADLIIYPGSLISEDALSEFEAEKVNSHGMKLEEIIDLIENAVKSGKKVVRLQSGDPSIYGAIAEQTRELEKRGIEYEIIPGVSSIFASAASLKAELTMPGVAEFVFVGRPKGRTLDEDYLDVVAPLPCTIVILLGVDKIRYVAEKVAEVRGKDEPAAVVYHASREDEKVITGTLADIADKVEAEGIKRTAVIIIGKALKKEGRRSVLYG
- a CDS encoding SAM-dependent methyltransferase — encoded protein: MLYGVGLGPGDRELLTLKAVRVIKEADEVIVPGKLAYSIVSEFREPRLVEFPMGKSEEVTKKLAAELAERCVDENIAFASLGDPAFYSTFQHVAEEVVRINPSIEVEIIPGIASFTAVFAKMKKFVDAPLIVTTAKMPEVKHVVVLKASKPADIHKKLSQQGFSKILLATRIFMEGEKIEELDDAIPEKSDYFTLIVGSKE
- a CDS encoding ATP-binding cassette domain-containing protein, yielding MTEAKSMIETIDLWYEYGSIQALRGVNFRAEKGRITVLMGRNGAGKTTLLMHFNGLLRPRKGEVRVDGKPIKYDRKGLMEVRKKVGFVFQNPDDQIVAPTVWQDVAFGCENLGLSKEDVAERVSMALKWVSLEGFENRLCNTLSGGEKRKVAIAGVVAMNPDCIIMDEPTAGLDGIGVRDVVKTVLRLRDEGKTLVISTHDADFAMQVGDHFVVMDQGKIVFEGDCLEPEIAELYGLRVYNATSYNPSRNKDSMHKQTKDEVAGILFMKIKPENHHVFADIGSGSGKISIIFSPYVRKVFAVESDPEAFEESKKNLAGFENVEVLNMDGKEFLRNYDYDIVFFGGTKEIDEMLEIACRKAKRIVVNAARIEVASMVIEKMKELGVFREALIVNISKSYELAGKTAFRGLNPVFMIVGGKED